One window from the genome of Chroococcidiopsis sp. TS-821 encodes:
- the folB gene encoding dihydroneopterin aldolase: MDCFHLTGIRCYGYTGYLPEEQVLGQWFEVDLTLWLDLSVAGKTDAIEDTLDYRSVINDVKHLVKTSKYALIERLVDAIATSILKADRVQQVQVRLTKLAAPIPDFGGKITVEITRSR, encoded by the coding sequence ATGGACTGTTTTCATTTAACAGGAATTCGTTGCTACGGTTACACGGGTTATTTGCCCGAAGAACAAGTGTTGGGTCAATGGTTTGAGGTAGACTTGACGCTGTGGTTAGATTTGTCCGTAGCAGGTAAGACCGATGCGATTGAGGATACTCTCGATTACCGTAGCGTGATTAATGACGTAAAACACTTGGTGAAAACCTCTAAGTATGCGTTGATCGAACGCTTGGTAGATGCGATCGCTACATCTATTCTAAAAGCTGACCGCGTGCAACAAGTCCAAGTTCGCCTCACAAAACTCGCCGCCCCTATTCCTGACTTTGGTGGTAAAATCACCGTTGAAATCACACGCAGCCGCTAA
- a CDS encoding YqaE/Pmp3 family membrane protein: protein MDIIRLICAVFLPPLGVFLQVGLGRDFWINVLLTLLGYIPGIVHAFWIILSK from the coding sequence ATGGACATTATTCGCTTAATTTGTGCAGTCTTCCTACCACCGCTGGGCGTATTTCTGCAAGTGGGTTTAGGTCGAGATTTTTGGATTAATGTACTTTTAACACTACTGGGTTACATTCCTGGCATCGTTCACGCGTTTTGGATCATTCTTTCCAAATAA
- a CDS encoding NAD(P)H-quinone oxidoreductase subunit 4 yields the protein MLSIQIPWLTTVILLPLVAALAVPLLPDNQGKTVRWYALGVGIIDFVLMVCAVWQNYDLQISTFQLAESYPWIPQLGMSWSVAVDGLSLPLVLLTGFVTTLSILAAWNVTKKPRLFFALMLMMYSAQIGVFVAQDLLLFFLMWELELVPVYLLISIWGGQNRRYAATKFILYTAAGSIFILVAAFAMAMYGDVLTFDMATLGIKQYPRAFELLVYAALLIAFGVKLPIFPLHTWLPDAHSEASAPVSMILAGVLLKMAGYGLIRMNIEMLPSAHVAFAPVLAILGVVNIVYGALTAFAQTNLKRRLAYSSIAHMGFVLIGIASFTELGIGGAVLQMVSHGLIAASLFFLSGVTYERTHTLIMEKMGGMAQAMPKVFALFTAGAMASLALPGMSGFVGELTIFLGITTSDAYNPAFKVVVTLLAAVGVILTPIYLLSMLRQVFYGKDNSGIVIEEYLGDAKPREVFIAACLLLPIIGIGMYPKLATQTYDVKTVAVAAQVRQVLPTVIAQKQRSPLYSTALVAPQLAVPESQVLIASE from the coding sequence ATGCTTAGCATACAAATTCCTTGGTTAACAACCGTCATTTTATTACCACTAGTGGCTGCCCTAGCCGTTCCTTTGCTTCCAGACAATCAAGGTAAAACAGTTCGCTGGTACGCCTTGGGTGTAGGAATCATAGACTTCGTTCTGATGGTATGTGCCGTTTGGCAGAACTACGATTTACAAATCTCAACATTTCAACTTGCTGAAAGCTATCCTTGGATACCCCAGCTAGGCATGAGTTGGTCGGTTGCGGTAGATGGCTTATCGTTACCGTTGGTCTTGTTAACAGGTTTTGTTACAACTTTGTCAATCTTGGCAGCGTGGAACGTTACGAAAAAGCCACGCTTATTTTTCGCGTTGATGCTGATGATGTACAGCGCGCAAATTGGCGTCTTTGTTGCTCAAGATCTACTACTGTTCTTCTTAATGTGGGAACTTGAATTAGTTCCTGTTTACTTGCTGATTTCGATTTGGGGAGGACAAAATCGCCGCTACGCCGCAACAAAGTTTATCCTCTACACTGCTGCGGGATCGATCTTTATCCTTGTCGCCGCGTTTGCAATGGCAATGTATGGTGATGTCCTTACCTTTGACATGGCAACTTTGGGTATCAAACAATACCCCAGAGCGTTTGAGTTATTAGTTTACGCTGCACTACTCATCGCTTTTGGCGTTAAGTTACCAATCTTCCCGTTACATACTTGGCTTCCAGATGCGCATAGCGAAGCTTCTGCTCCTGTATCGATGATTTTGGCAGGTGTACTCCTCAAAATGGCAGGCTACGGGCTAATTCGCATGAATATCGAAATGTTGCCCTCTGCGCATGTTGCGTTTGCGCCTGTACTCGCTATTTTAGGTGTCGTCAATATTGTTTACGGTGCATTAACTGCGTTTGCGCAAACAAATCTCAAGCGCCGCTTAGCTTATTCGTCGATCGCGCACATGGGTTTTGTATTGATCGGTATTGCTTCGTTTACCGAACTTGGTATCGGTGGCGCAGTATTGCAAATGGTATCGCATGGTTTGATTGCGGCTAGCTTGTTCTTCTTGTCTGGTGTCACCTACGAGCGCACGCATACGCTGATCATGGAGAAAATGGGTGGTATGGCGCAAGCAATGCCCAAAGTTTTCGCACTCTTTACCGCTGGGGCGATGGCTTCGTTAGCGCTACCTGGTATGAGTGGCTTTGTTGGTGAATTAACAATCTTTTTGGGAATTACCACAAGTGATGCTTACAACCCTGCGTTTAAGGTTGTCGTAACTCTCTTAGCTGCGGTGGGCGTGATTTTAACTCCTATTTACTTGTTGTCGATGCTGCGCCAAGTATTTTACGGCAAAGACAATTCTGGAATTGTAATTGAAGAGTATCTTGGTGACGCGAAGCCACGTGAAGTATTTATTGCGGCTTGCTTGTTGTTACCAATTATTGGCATCGGCATGTATCCCAAGTTAGCGACTCAGACGTATGATGTAAAAACAGTTGCGGTTGCAGCGCAGGTACGTCAAGTTTTACCAACAGTTATCGCGCAAAAACAGCGATCGCCTCTATACTCAACTGCATTGGTCGCACCACAGCTAGCTGTACCTGAATCACAAGTACTCATTGCTAGCGAATAA
- a CDS encoding ABC transporter ATP-binding protein, giving the protein MARLELKNLNKTFSPKVVPVKDVSLTVEDGEFLTLLGPSGCGKSTVLRMIAGLEEPTRGQIRLGGEDITFKRPGDRNMAMVFQSYALYPHMTVAENLASGLKLKNVPRAEIKQRVAEVAQLLGLEELLNRKPGQMSGGQRQRVAVGRALVRQAQVFLLDEPLSNLDALLRERVRADLKQIFANQKAPVVYVTHDQTEAMTLSTKVAVLNNGYVQQLAPPDRIYTHPANLFVAGFVGSPQMNLLTLPCRGRYALLGDYQIPLINIPTVPPQIVLGIRPENVRVARSEDEYIIQGRVFLVENLGMHNLVSVRVNSSHSEPVTVRALLPTDQVWSNEEITLALQPQSIHWFDVESGDALVGRQMVGTMS; this is encoded by the coding sequence ATGGCTAGACTCGAACTCAAAAACTTAAATAAAACCTTTTCTCCTAAAGTCGTTCCCGTCAAAGACGTTAGTCTCACTGTTGAAGATGGAGAATTTCTAACTCTACTTGGTCCTTCCGGTTGTGGTAAATCGACAGTACTGCGCATGATTGCGGGGTTAGAAGAACCAACACGCGGTCAAATTCGGCTAGGTGGTGAAGATATTACGTTTAAACGACCAGGCGATCGCAATATGGCAATGGTATTCCAAAGCTATGCGCTGTATCCTCACATGACTGTCGCCGAAAACCTGGCTTCGGGACTTAAACTTAAAAATGTACCGCGCGCAGAAATTAAACAGCGCGTTGCTGAAGTTGCGCAATTGCTTGGTCTAGAAGAGTTACTCAACCGCAAACCTGGTCAAATGTCTGGAGGACAACGCCAGCGGGTTGCTGTCGGTCGCGCTTTGGTGCGTCAAGCCCAAGTATTCTTACTCGACGAACCTTTGAGTAACCTCGATGCGCTACTGCGCGAACGCGTTCGCGCAGACCTTAAACAAATCTTTGCAAACCAAAAAGCCCCAGTCGTTTACGTAACGCACGACCAAACCGAAGCAATGACGCTTTCGACGAAAGTTGCAGTACTCAATAATGGCTATGTGCAACAGTTAGCACCACCGGATCGCATTTATACGCACCCTGCTAACTTGTTTGTAGCGGGGTTTGTTGGTAGTCCCCAAATGAATCTTTTGACTTTACCGTGTCGCGGACGTTACGCCCTACTGGGAGATTATCAAATTCCCCTGATTAATATTCCAACAGTTCCACCACAAATTGTTTTAGGAATTCGCCCTGAAAACGTCCGCGTTGCTCGCTCAGAAGATGAATACATCATCCAAGGTAGGGTATTTTTAGTAGAAAATTTGGGGATGCACAACTTAGTTAGTGTTCGTGTCAATAGTTCGCATTCAGAACCTGTGACAGTACGCGCATTGCTACCTACAGACCAAGTTTGGAGTAACGAAGAAATTACACTTGCTCTACAGCCACAAAGTATTCACTGGTTTGATGTTGAATCAGGAGATGCACTTGTCGGAAGACAAATGGTCGGAACAATGAGTTAG
- a CDS encoding trehalase family glycosidase, whose product MQQFTQFPSAEQLAAVKTYIKQSWKTLSRSPADILLAAYDPKLKRSENSSWLVYVSDKEERSKVEQSLQQILSQAEFNKLEIRTLPADISTIQEHGLLYLPGSYVVPGGRFNEMFGWDSYFILLGLLRDCELELAQSLVSQFIYEIEHYGTILNANRTYFLTRSQPPVLTLMVLALFEHTQDKQWLQSVLPAIEKYYNFWTTEPHLHPETGLSRFFDSGTGPAPEVISDEKDDAGRTHYDRILEYYRTQKIDGLEAYYDPISGFTESFYQGDRSMRESGFDCSHRFGLFNLETTQYLPVCLNVLLYQMEQDIAQIYQILGKDSQLWRDRATKRSQTINQLMWDEQAGLYFDYNFVTRQRSQYEFITTFYPLWAGIASPQQAKKVVKNLAKFLAPGGLLTSTVVTGNQWDAPFGWAPLHLVAVQGLSRYHYVAQAEDVAKRFMMLVVQEFEKYGAIVEKYDVVKCSANVSDEILFGYSSNEIGFGWTNGVFLELLFWLENL is encoded by the coding sequence ATGCAGCAATTTACACAATTTCCCTCGGCTGAACAACTTGCAGCCGTAAAAACATATATTAAACAAAGCTGGAAAACTTTGTCGCGATCGCCTGCGGATATTTTATTAGCAGCTTATGACCCAAAGCTGAAGCGTAGTGAAAATTCTTCTTGGCTAGTTTACGTCTCCGATAAAGAAGAACGCTCAAAAGTTGAACAATCGTTACAACAAATTCTGAGTCAAGCAGAATTTAATAAGTTAGAAATTAGAACTTTACCCGCAGATATTTCAACAATTCAAGAACACGGATTACTTTACCTTCCAGGTTCTTACGTTGTTCCTGGAGGACGTTTTAATGAAATGTTTGGCTGGGATAGTTATTTTATTTTATTAGGATTACTACGAGATTGCGAATTGGAACTGGCGCAAAGCTTAGTCAGTCAATTTATTTACGAAATTGAGCATTATGGCACAATTCTTAATGCAAATCGTACGTATTTTTTAACGCGATCGCAACCGCCAGTATTAACTTTAATGGTACTAGCGTTGTTTGAGCATACACAAGACAAACAATGGTTGCAATCAGTACTTCCAGCCATTGAAAAGTATTACAACTTTTGGACTACAGAGCCACATTTACATCCAGAAACAGGACTCTCGCGCTTTTTTGACTCTGGAACTGGACCTGCACCCGAAGTTATCAGCGATGAAAAAGATGACGCGGGCAGAACTCACTATGACCGAATTTTAGAATACTATAGAACGCAGAAAATTGACGGTCTAGAGGCATATTACGATCCAATAAGTGGCTTTACCGAATCCTTTTATCAAGGCGATCGCTCAATGCGCGAATCTGGCTTTGATTGTTCGCATCGCTTTGGATTATTTAATCTCGAAACTACGCAGTATTTACCTGTGTGTTTAAACGTTTTGCTGTATCAGATGGAGCAAGACATTGCACAAATTTATCAAATTTTAGGTAAAGATTCACAACTTTGGCGCGATCGCGCGACAAAACGCAGCCAAACGATTAATCAACTGATGTGGGACGAACAAGCAGGACTTTATTTTGATTACAACTTTGTCACCCGTCAACGCAGTCAGTACGAATTTATCACGACATTCTATCCTTTATGGGCTGGAATTGCTTCACCACAACAAGCTAAAAAAGTTGTAAAAAACTTAGCAAAATTTTTAGCACCAGGCGGTTTACTCACTAGCACTGTTGTCACAGGAAATCAATGGGATGCACCGTTTGGATGGGCACCGTTACATCTAGTTGCTGTCCAAGGTTTAAGCCGTTATCATTATGTCGCGCAAGCTGAAGATGTTGCTAAACGATTTATGATGTTGGTTGTGCAAGAATTTGAAAAATACGGTGCGATTGTCGAAAAATACGATGTTGTTAAGTGTTCTGCCAACGTTTCTGATGAAATTCTCTTTGGCTATAGTTCTAACGAAATTGGTTTTGGTTGGACAAACGGAGTTTTTTTAGAACTGTTATTTTGGTTAGAAAACTTATAG
- a CDS encoding dienelactone hydrolase family protein, whose protein sequence is MKILRSLLLAPIFALAFSTVAQAAIRTQVVEYKQGNTVLEGYLAYDDAIQGRRPGVMVVHEWTGINSYIQQRAQQLAKLGYVAFAADIYGKGIRPKNPQEAAAQAKIYRSNRQLMRDRALAGLQVLQKNPLTDVQRIAAIGYCFGGSTVLELARSGANIAGVVSFHGSLDTPNPSDAKNIKGKVLVLHGAEDPLVPPEQVLGFAEEMGNAGVDWQLVAYGGAVHSFTNPEAGNDKSQGTAYNQLADRRSWQDMRQFFAEIFGVN, encoded by the coding sequence ATGAAGATCTTACGCTCACTTTTACTTGCTCCTATTTTTGCTTTAGCGTTTAGTACAGTTGCCCAAGCTGCAATCCGAACACAAGTTGTAGAGTACAAGCAAGGCAACACGGTATTAGAAGGATATCTTGCCTACGATGACGCCATTCAAGGCAGACGTCCTGGTGTTATGGTTGTTCATGAGTGGACAGGGATTAATTCTTATATTCAACAACGCGCCCAACAATTAGCAAAACTAGGATACGTTGCGTTTGCAGCTGATATTTACGGTAAAGGTATTAGACCAAAAAATCCCCAAGAAGCAGCAGCACAAGCTAAAATCTACAGGTCTAACCGTCAGTTGATGCGCGATCGCGCTTTGGCAGGGCTACAAGTCCTCCAAAAAAATCCTTTAACTGATGTCCAACGCATTGCTGCTATTGGATATTGTTTCGGTGGTAGCACTGTGTTGGAACTCGCGCGTAGCGGGGCAAATATCGCTGGTGTCGTTAGTTTTCACGGTAGTCTTGATACGCCAAACCCCAGTGATGCAAAAAATATTAAGGGTAAGGTACTGGTCTTGCATGGTGCGGAAGATCCATTAGTACCGCCTGAACAAGTTTTAGGCTTTGCTGAGGAGATGGGTAACGCTGGCGTAGATTGGCAATTAGTTGCTTATGGTGGTGCTGTCCACAGTTTTACAAATCCTGAAGCGGGTAATGATAAATCGCAAGGGACAGCGTATAATCAGTTAGCTGATCGCCGTTCTTGGCAGGATATGCGGCAGTTTTTCGCGGAGATATTTGGAGTAAACTAA
- a CDS encoding translation initiation factor, with protein MAAANRKSSDGSYVYREFGGDNSPALERGIQELPPAQQNLRVQASRKGRKGKTVTVISGFQAKPETLAALVKQLKTQCGSGGTVKDNEIEIQGDHKQKIVEILTQQGYKAKISGG; from the coding sequence ATGGCTGCTGCAAATCGTAAATCTTCGGATGGTTCCTATGTTTACCGCGAGTTTGGCGGTGATAACTCTCCTGCACTCGAACGCGGAATTCAAGAATTGCCACCTGCGCAACAAAATCTCCGCGTTCAAGCTTCCCGAAAAGGACGTAAAGGAAAAACAGTAACGGTAATTAGTGGTTTTCAAGCGAAACCAGAAACTTTAGCAGCGTTGGTAAAGCAGTTAAAGACGCAATGCGGTAGTGGTGGAACCGTGAAAGATAACGAAATTGAGATTCAAGGAGATCACAAGCAAAAAATTGTTGAAATTCTCACTCAACAAGGTTATAAAGCAAAAATCAGTGGTGGCTAA
- a CDS encoding ubiquinol-cytochrome c reductase iron-sulfur subunit produces MNRREFISLVGASASVSIAACNSQSANVASDVRADGFEVVGTVSELDKTGQLLNENLAVGKALVIRDPANANQAIAVNPTCTHAGCNVAWVQDQKAFVCPCHNSKFTSDGSVQNGPAKEPLATYRAKFEGDLVLVSS; encoded by the coding sequence ATGAATCGTCGAGAATTTATCAGTTTGGTGGGAGCGAGTGCTAGTGTTAGTATCGCGGCTTGCAATTCGCAATCAGCAAATGTTGCTTCTGATGTTCGCGCTGATGGCTTTGAAGTAGTAGGAACCGTCAGCGAATTAGATAAAACTGGGCAACTTCTCAATGAAAATTTGGCAGTTGGAAAAGCATTAGTGATTCGCGATCCAGCTAATGCAAATCAAGCGATCGCGGTTAATCCTACTTGCACTCATGCTGGGTGTAATGTTGCATGGGTTCAAGACCAAAAAGCCTTTGTCTGCCCTTGTCATAACTCTAAGTTTACGAGTGATGGTAGCGTGCAAAATGGTCCGGCAAAGGAACCACTTGCGACTTATCGTGCTAAGTTTGAAGGCGATTTGGTATTAGTGAGTAGTTAA
- the trpB gene encoding tryptophan synthase subunit beta, protein MTTTPLPAQSQAEQRPDSLGRFGRFGGKYVPETLMPALSQLEAAYQQYRHDPEFITELQELLRDYVGRATPLYFAERLTAHYARPDGTGAQIYLKREDLNHTGAHKINNALAQVLLAKRMGKQRIIAETGAGQHGVATATVCARFGLKCIIYMGVQDMERQSLNVFRMRLMGAEVSPVSAGTGTLKDATSEAIRDWVTNVETTHYILGSVAGPHPYPMIVRDFHAVIGKETRAQCLEKWGGLPDILLACVGGGSNAMGLFHEFVNEPSVRLIGVEAAGEGVNTEKHAATLTQGRVGVLHGAMSYLLQDDDGQVLEAHSISAGLDYPGVGPEHSYLKDIQRAEYYSVTDEEALAAFQRTAQLEGIIPALETAHAIAYLDTLCPQLDGSPRIVINCSGRGDKDVQTVAKHLQ, encoded by the coding sequence GTGACTACTACTCCCTTACCTGCACAATCGCAAGCTGAACAGCGCCCTGACTCACTCGGACGCTTTGGGCGCTTTGGTGGTAAATACGTACCTGAAACGTTGATGCCTGCTTTAAGTCAACTAGAAGCAGCATATCAGCAGTATCGCCACGATCCAGAATTTATCACCGAATTACAAGAATTGCTGCGGGATTATGTGGGCAGGGCTACACCATTATACTTTGCAGAACGTCTGACGGCGCATTATGCACGACCTGACGGCACAGGCGCGCAAATTTATCTAAAGCGCGAAGATTTAAATCATACAGGCGCGCACAAAATTAATAATGCCCTAGCGCAAGTATTACTCGCCAAGCGCATGGGTAAGCAGCGGATTATTGCCGAAACAGGTGCAGGACAACACGGCGTTGCAACAGCTACAGTGTGCGCGAGATTTGGCTTAAAATGCATAATTTATATGGGCGTTCAAGATATGGAACGTCAAAGTCTTAACGTATTTCGGATGCGGTTAATGGGCGCAGAAGTTAGCCCCGTATCGGCGGGAACAGGAACGCTTAAGGATGCAACTTCGGAAGCAATTCGCGATTGGGTAACAAACGTTGAAACAACGCATTATATTTTAGGTTCGGTTGCAGGTCCGCACCCGTATCCCATGATTGTACGTGATTTTCATGCAGTCATTGGTAAAGAAACTCGCGCGCAATGTCTAGAAAAATGGGGCGGATTACCTGATATTTTGCTGGCGTGTGTGGGTGGTGGTTCTAACGCAATGGGTTTATTTCATGAATTTGTGAATGAACCGTCTGTAAGATTAATTGGTGTTGAAGCAGCGGGGGAAGGCGTTAATACTGAAAAACACGCAGCTACTTTGACTCAGGGGCGAGTTGGCGTATTACACGGGGCAATGAGTTATCTTTTACAAGATGATGACGGTCAAGTTTTAGAAGCACACTCGATCAGCGCCGGATTAGATTATCCTGGAGTAGGACCTGAACATAGTTACTTAAAAGATATACAACGAGCAGAATATTACAGCGTTACTGACGAAGAAGCGTTAGCTGCATTTCAGCGTACAGCTCAGCTAGAGGGAATTATTCCGGCGCTTGAAACTGCACACGCGATCGCTTATCTCGATACATTATGTCCGCAACTCGATGGCAGTCCGCGAATTGTCATCAATTGTTCAGGACGTGGTGATAAAGACGTGCAAACTGTTGCCAAGCATCTTCAGTAG
- a CDS encoding carbohydrate ABC transporter permease, whose amino-acid sequence MTATPEVVPITPRQTGGAKKIPWRKILTTIAVIFVVIFCLAPVMWQVLTSFKVNEDIAAVPTVYFPTRYTLDHYRELFIRRPFWRYILNSAFVSIVSTALALALGAPASYALARLRPWGGRVILAGILIVTLFPGILLFIGLLEIIQQLGWGNNYLALIVPYTAINLPLTILVLRSFFEQLPKDLEDSARVDGYNTFQMLWEILLPMTLPALVTTGILTFIFAWNEFIFALTFMTREELKTIPVAAAQLGGASVFEIPYGPIAAATVLGTLPLVLLVLFFQRKIVQGLTAGAVKG is encoded by the coding sequence ATGACTGCAACTCCTGAAGTCGTTCCCATTACTCCAAGACAAACCGGCGGCGCCAAAAAAATTCCCTGGCGGAAGATTTTAACAACCATCGCCGTCATCTTCGTTGTCATCTTTTGTCTAGCGCCAGTAATGTGGCAAGTGTTAACTTCATTCAAAGTTAATGAAGATATTGCGGCTGTGCCAACAGTGTATTTCCCAACGCGCTATACGTTAGACCACTACAGAGAGTTATTTATCCGCCGCCCATTTTGGCGCTATATCCTCAACAGTGCGTTTGTGTCGATTGTGTCTACTGCACTAGCTTTAGCGCTGGGCGCACCGGCTTCTTATGCGCTAGCGCGACTGCGTCCTTGGGGCGGTAGGGTGATTTTGGCAGGGATTCTCATCGTTACCCTATTTCCAGGAATTTTACTATTCATTGGACTTTTAGAAATTATTCAACAATTAGGATGGGGTAACAACTACCTAGCACTGATTGTTCCCTACACAGCCATTAATTTGCCATTGACAATCTTGGTGCTGCGCAGTTTCTTTGAGCAATTACCAAAAGACTTGGAAGACTCCGCTAGAGTGGATGGCTACAACACGTTTCAAATGCTGTGGGAAATCTTACTACCAATGACGCTTCCAGCTTTGGTGACAACCGGAATTCTCACCTTTATTTTTGCCTGGAACGAATTCATTTTCGCGCTGACCTTCATGACACGCGAGGAACTCAAAACAATTCCCGTTGCAGCAGCCCAGTTAGGAGGTGCATCGGTGTTTGAAATTCCCTATGGACCGATCGCCGCTGCGACAGTTCTCGGTACGTTACCGCTTGTGTTGCTCGTTCTTTTCTTCCAACGCAAGATCGTTCAAGGTCTTACCGCCGGTGCTGTTAAAGGCTAG
- the menD gene encoding 2-succinyl-5-enolpyruvyl-6-hydroxy-3-cyclohexene-1-carboxylic-acid synthase encodes MLDFRNTNTVWGSILAETFGRLGLKTAVICPGSRSTPLAIAFAQTHNVEAIPILDERSAAFFALGVARQTGRPVVLVCTSGTAAANFYPAVIEARESRVPLIVLTADRPPELRDCHSGQTIDQVKLYGTYTNWYAELALPSLEIEMLAYLRQTLIYAWERSRYPVAGVVHLNIPFRDPLAPIPDTATEILRSQFNTQDFFSSIPSPITSYPLPIPSPDEWKQCDRGIIIAGLAQPQQLREYCGAIAQLAKTLKFPVLAEALSPVRNFADLNPYLISTYDLIVRNPQLAQQLQPKIVIQIGELPTSKDLRQWLSVTQPQRWIVDPCEHNLDPLHGKTIHLRTTVEQLAQSMEPKAPTPYLKSWCDAEARVRSACDRAMAEMEHLFEGKAAWLLSQTLPPETPLFIANSMPVRDMEFFWKPSNSNIRPFFNRGANGIDGTLSTALGVAHRHPSSVLLTGDLALLHDTNGFLINNKFIGHLTIILINNNGGGIFEMLPISQFDPPFEEFFATPQNIDFAQLCATYNVEHELIHSWEQLQQKLNPLPTTGIRVLELKTDRKFDAQWRKENLAKLAAIAM; translated from the coding sequence ATGCTTGATTTTCGCAACACTAATACCGTTTGGGGTTCCATATTAGCAGAGACTTTTGGGCGGCTGGGGTTAAAAACTGCCGTGATTTGTCCAGGCTCGCGATCTACACCACTCGCGATCGCCTTTGCCCAAACGCACAACGTCGAAGCCATCCCTATTTTAGACGAACGTTCCGCAGCGTTTTTTGCTTTGGGAGTTGCTCGTCAGACTGGACGCCCTGTCGTATTAGTTTGTACTTCTGGAACCGCCGCCGCGAATTTTTACCCTGCAGTCATCGAAGCGCGCGAAAGCCGAGTTCCTCTAATTGTCCTAACCGCCGATCGCCCCCCCGAATTACGCGATTGTCATTCAGGACAAACCATTGACCAAGTAAAGTTATACGGAACATATACCAACTGGTACGCCGAATTAGCACTCCCCTCGTTAGAAATTGAGATGCTAGCGTACCTCCGTCAAACGCTGATTTATGCATGGGAGCGATCGCGCTATCCTGTTGCTGGAGTTGTTCATCTCAATATCCCGTTTCGCGATCCTTTAGCACCCATTCCTGACACCGCCACCGAAATCCTGCGATCGCAATTTAATACTCAAGACTTTTTCAGTAGCATCCCATCACCAATTACCAGTTACCCCTTACCTATTCCCTCTCCAGACGAGTGGAAACAATGCGATCGCGGAATCATCATTGCTGGACTTGCCCAGCCACAACAACTACGCGAATATTGTGGTGCGATCGCCCAACTTGCTAAGACACTCAAATTTCCGGTACTCGCCGAAGCACTTTCCCCTGTGAGAAACTTTGCAGATCTTAATCCTTATCTAATTTCTACCTATGACTTGATAGTGCGCAATCCGCAACTAGCCCAACAGCTACAACCAAAAATTGTCATTCAAATCGGGGAACTTCCCACAAGTAAAGATCTGCGTCAATGGTTAAGCGTAACGCAACCCCAGCGCTGGATTGTCGATCCTTGCGAGCATAATCTCGATCCACTGCACGGAAAAACAATTCATCTACGCACTACAGTAGAACAACTAGCACAATCGATGGAACCAAAAGCCCCAACTCCATATTTAAAGTCATGGTGTGATGCGGAAGCTAGAGTAAGGTCAGCGTGCGATCGCGCAATGGCAGAAATGGAGCATTTATTTGAAGGTAAAGCTGCTTGGTTGTTATCGCAAACTCTCCCACCCGAAACACCCCTCTTTATCGCCAATAGTATGCCCGTCCGCGATATGGAGTTTTTCTGGAAACCGAGTAATTCTAATATCCGCCCATTTTTCAATCGCGGTGCAAATGGTATTGATGGCACATTATCAACTGCCTTAGGGGTAGCACATCGCCATCCAAGTAGCGTGTTACTCACAGGCGATTTAGCTTTATTGCACGATACAAACGGTTTTTTAATTAATAATAAGTTTATTGGGCATTTAACAATTATTTTAATTAATAACAATGGCGGTGGCATTTTTGAAATGTTACCTATTTCCCAGTTTGACCCTCCTTTTGAAGAGTTTTTCGCGACACCACAAAATATAGATTTTGCGCAATTATGTGCGACTTATAATGTCGAACACGAGCTGATTCATTCTTGGGAACAATTGCAACAAAAGCTCAATCCATTACCGACAACAGGAATCCGAGTATTGGAATTAAAAACCGATAGAAAGTTTGATGCCCAATGGCGAAAAGAGAATTTAGCGAAGCTAGCTGCGATCGCCATGTAA